Below is a window of Plasmodium gaboni strain SY75 chromosome 11, whole genome shotgun sequence DNA.
catATTAGTGTATGCTTTATTTTGAAATAATGACGATATGCGCAGATCATATCCTACATTAAATGAAtctaataaaataattgatataaaaaataataataagaaatatattatgaatcTTCCAAATTTTCTTAAATATCTAAAcataaaagaattaatatGTAAAGAACTAATTGTATAATCTGCTCCAGCTGATAAAAgataattatcatttttaataaaacaCATTGCTGTGATGGGTAATTCATGTTTCTTATAATGAGCTAAAAGATAAAATTTcgaattatatatttttaaagcTCCTGTACTAAATCCTAAAGCTATAAATTTTTGATTCATACTAACAGCAATATTACAACATGGTCTATCATTAATCCATATAAATTTATCTTTTGTAAAAGTAaacttttcttttttatcattataatatactttccatattattaaataacTAGATCCTCTAGGTGTATATGCAGTTGTTAATAAGGTATATGTAAAATCTTTAAAACTATTAGAATGGTTCAAAAATTTACAACATCGgaaatttaatttatcatttttattttgagGACTTTTCATTTGTTCTGTGTGTAAATTTACAAAGCTATTTGTATCccatatttttaaagaatGATCAGATGAACACgtacatataattttttcatcaaAAGATATATCACAATCTTTTATACTATCATCATGACCTACGAAATCACCTAAATGTTCTACAGATTTATTCTTATCaagatataaattattattaactGTAATGTAATTATCATCATGTGTTTTGTTATCACTATTGTTTTTGTTATCACTATTGTTTTTGTTATCActattgttttttttatcactATCGTTTTTGTTATCACTATTGTTTTTGTTATCACTATTGTTTTTGTTATCACTATCGTTTTTGTTATCACTATTGTTTTTGTTATCACTATCGTTTTTGTTATCACTATTGTTTTTGTTATCACCCTTAAGGTCACCTTTCATGTCAACTTTATTTTCATTCTCCCTTTTTACAAAATTCAATTTCCACAACCTTAATGTCTTATCTTCTCCTCCTGTTAATATTAAATCATCTTTGCTAGAAAACTTTACAACAACCTGCCTTGCATTTTTTTCATTGAAGTCAGTAACAAAAgttaataaaatattagGACCTGtttcttcatttatttcaaataaaatacattCATTTTTTACAGAACCTAAccatatattatatttttctacATAAATTATAGAATCAACAACACCTCTCTGTTCAGTTGTGGACCATACTACTTCTAactttttttctttctcattaaatatattaatatctAACATATCTTCAATGCCATAATTCTTCCCACCTCCACCACCAGATGTTACTACATAATCTTTATTTGATCCTATACCGTATATAGGATAGTTTAAATATGAAACTTTCATTTCAttcattttgttctttttataaataacaaaaaaaaaaaaaaaaaaaaaaaaaaaaaaaaaaaaaaaaaaaaaaaaaaaaaaaaaaaaaaaaaaaaaaaaaaaaaaaaaaaaaaaaaaaattttaaaaaaattttttttttttttttttttttttttttttttttttttttttttttttttttttttttttttttttttttatatatatatatatatatatatatatatattatgaacaatttgattatttttttttttttttttatttattttttttttatattaaaatattgtatatattaaactgtattcacatatttttattaaatgaaaatatagtttaaaaagaaggaaaattctaaatttaaaaatatattatatatacatatatatgtaaatttttttttttttttttttcttaaaactcttatttgtataaaaatatattatttatgcatatatgtatgtataatacaaatatatgtacaaacatttttcatattttacGTACACAACATAAtcatacattttttattctatacatataaatatatacatatgtacatataaatattatatatatatataatatatatatatatatatatatgtttagTACTATtcaaaattaaaataagatacaaaagaaattatccaaaaaaaaaaaaaaaaaaaaaaaaaaaaaaaaaaaaaaaaaaaaaaaaaaaaaaaaaaaaaaaaaaaatatatatatatatatatatatatatatatatatatatatatatatatatatatatatatatatatatatatacttagaattaaaaaagtgaaaattaaatatttgaataatattatttctacattattatacataaaacataataataataaaaaatggTAATACGTGAAAGTGTATCGAGAATATATGTTGGTAATTTGCCATCACATGTCTCTTCAAGAGATGTAGAAAATGAATTTCGAAAGTATGgtaatattttaaagtgtgatgtaaaaaaaacagTATCAGGAGCTGCCTTTGCATTTATAGAATTTGAGGATGCACGAGATGCAGCAGATGcaataaaagaaaaagatgGTTGTGATTTTGAAGGAAATAAATTAAGAGTAGAAGTACCTTTTAATGCTAGAGAAAATGGAAGATATAACGCTAGAGGTGGCGGAAGGGGTATGATGCATAGAGGTCCAAAATCACGAAGAGGAAGATATGTAGTTGAAGTTACAGGACTTCCAATATCAGGTAGCTNNNNNNNNNNNNNNNNNNNNNNNNNNNNNNNNNNNNNNNNNNNNNNNNNNNNNNNNNNNNNNNNNNNNNNNNNNNNNNNNNNNNNNNNNNNNNNNNNNNNNNNNNNNNNNNNNNNNNNNNNNNNNNNNNNNNNNNNNNNNNNNNNNNNNNNNNNNNNNNNNNNNNNNNNNNNNNNNNNNNNNNNNNNNNNNNNNNNNNNNNNNNNNNNNNNNNNNNNNNNNNNNNNNNNNNNNNNNNNNNNNNNNNNNNNNNNNNNNNNNNNNNNNNNNNNNNNNNNNNNNNNNNNNNNNNNNNNNNNNNTAATTTTTTGCATTCTTCTTCAAAGAttagaaatatatagataCATATAAGTATACAATTTGAAcacaataatatatacttatacTTCTAATTAACAAtaatatctatattttttgttccacaatatgatataaatatatatatatattttttttttttataagaaatatttacaaaatataaactttatatcaatattgcctcatttataaattcataattttttatgcATTGCCAAATACGACAATTTTACATAACCatcttattatatatatattttataagaaatatttacaaaatataaactttatataaatattgcctcatttataaattcataattttttatgcATTGCCAAATACgacaatttttttttttttttatcaattttctttaatttgttttaaatatttattatataataatatatatatatatatatattaatttatttatttatttttataaatgcAATCCcataaaatttattaataatgaagatatTCCTAcagaatatataataaaaaaaataaaaaataaaagaacaaataacaaaaagaaaaatcAAGAAGAATAATGGAACTTCCtgaaattataattttgtataggaacacataaatataaaaaataaataaattatacaatatatatatattatatatattatatatatatatatatatatatatatatatattatatatataaaaaaaaaaaaaaaaaaaaaaaaaaaaaaaaaaaacatataatatatatatatttctgAATACGTTTCActatttaataattatttgaattttatgtaaaataaatatatatatatattaaacaattattatattatattataaaataagattaagaagaaagaagaatatttcttctaattttttaattttttatgcATATTgtgtaatataaatttggtatatatttatttttgttttttttcatgttcattcattcattttatatttattttgtttttatgAAGAAATAATGTAATATGCATActtaaattttatataatattatattatataataatatatatataatatatattatataatatacattattatgtactcatatatatattatattataccattcaatatataatatattataaaaatatataaatatatataatttattgTAAAAAGGTGTATTtgataaataaaaatatatttatagcatttccaaaaaaaaaaaaaaaaaaaagaaaaaaagaaaagcgagaaatttaaaataacacatataatatatatatgtatatatttatttatttatttatttatttatttattatttaatatccaattatacattttagatgtatatattttaaatttaatatatttacaaaatgGCAACTTTTTATTAGGGCATGATTAAAAATAgaata
It encodes the following:
- a CDS encoding guanine nucleotide-exchange factor SEC12 produces the protein MNEMKVSYLNYPIYGIGSNKDYVVTSGGGGGKNYGIEDMLDINIFNEKEKKLEVVWSTTEQRGVVDSIIYVEKYNIWLGSVKNECILFEINEETGPNILLTFVTDFNEKNARQVVVKFSSKDDLILTGGEDKTLRLWKLNFVKRENENKVDMKGDLKGDNKNNSDNKNDSDNKNNSDNKNDSDNKNNSDNKNNSDNKNDSDKKNNSDNKNNSDNKNNSDNKTHDDNYITVNNNLYLDKNKSVEHLGDFVGHDDSIKDCDISFDEKIICTCSSDHSLKIWDTNSFVNLHTEQMKSPQNKNDKLNFRCCKFLNHSNSFKDFTYTLLTTAYTPRGSSYLIIWKVYYNDKKEKFTFTKDKFIWINDRPCCNIAVSMNQKFIALGFSTGALKIYNSKFYLLAHYKKHELPITAMCFIKNDNYLLSAGADYTISSLHINSFMFRYLRKFGRFIIYFLLLFFISIILLDSFNVGYDLRISSLFQNKAYTNMTKKKRNYNVDPKTKKVVMDMDEL